Proteins from a single region of Amycolatopsis sp. CA-230715:
- a CDS encoding Lrp/AsnC family transcriptional regulator: protein MNNQRRADRAHCTTGAPPTAGELSTLPHRDRAAPVDGVDAEILLALTEHPRATTIAIAEAVGISRNTAHARIASLEERGVLGSFERRVDPAAVGYPLTAFISTRVVQRLLDEVAAHLAEIPEVLQVHGLSGAADLLVHVVAADADDLYRIAGKVLAIPGVERTDTALVMRELVGYRIAPLLERRRAPGPR, encoded by the coding sequence ATGAACAACCAACGGCGCGCGGACCGTGCACACTGCACAACCGGCGCGCCGCCGACCGCTGGGGAGCTGAGCACTCTGCCCCACCGCGACCGAGCCGCGCCGGTGGACGGCGTCGACGCCGAAATCCTGCTCGCGCTCACCGAGCACCCGCGCGCCACCACGATCGCGATCGCGGAGGCCGTCGGGATTTCCCGCAACACCGCGCACGCCAGGATCGCGAGCCTCGAGGAACGCGGGGTGCTCGGCTCGTTCGAACGGCGCGTCGACCCCGCCGCCGTCGGCTACCCGCTCACCGCCTTCATCAGCACCCGTGTCGTGCAGCGGCTGCTCGACGAGGTGGCCGCGCACCTCGCCGAAATCCCGGAAGTGCTGCAGGTGCACGGGTTGAGCGGGGCGGCGGACCTGCTGGTGCACGTGGTGGCCGCCGACGCCGACGACCTGTACCGGATCGCGGGCAAGGTGCTCGCGATCCCCGGCGTCGAACGGACCGACACCGCGCTGGTCATGCGCGAGCTGGTCGGGTACCGGATCGCCCCGCTGCTCGAACGGCGACGAGCACCAGGACCCCGGTGA